The following proteins come from a genomic window of Loxodonta africana isolate mLoxAfr1 chromosome 19, mLoxAfr1.hap2, whole genome shotgun sequence:
- the TRMT2A gene encoding tRNA (uracil-5-)-methyltransferase homolog A isoform X1 — protein MSETHENEGPMESCGQDDSSTLGSPMAPAPQEEEGTGAAAVTRPGTGLYSYIREDLFTSEIFKLELQNVPRHASFSDVRRFLGRFGLQPHKTKLFGQPPCAFVTFRSAAERDKALRVLHGALWKGRPLSVRLARPKADPMAKRRRREGEGEPPVTHIADVVTPLWTVPYAEQLERKRLECEQVLQRLAKEIGSTNRALLPWLLTQRHKHNKACCPLEGVRPSPLQTEYRNKCEFLVGVGVDGEDNTVGCRLGRYKGGTCAVAAPFETMHIPEAAKQVVRAFQEFIRSTPYSAYDPETYAGYWKQLTVRTSRRGQAMAIAYFHPQKLSQEELAGLKTCLAQHFTEGPGKASGVTCLYFVEEGQRKTPSQEGLPLEHMAGDRYIHEDLLGLTFQISPHAFFQVNTPAAEVLYTVIQDWAQLDAESTVLDVCCGTGTIGLALARKVKKVVGIELCQEAVEDARVNACMNKLSNVEFHCGRAEDLVATLVSRLATQQLIAILDPPRAGLHSKVILAIRRAANLKRLLYVSCNPRAAMSNFVDLCRAPSNRVKGTPFRPVKAVAVDLFPQTPHCEMLILFERVDYPNGAGAQDPSVLPPPSSPGPPDGTLQQPGAPPSS, from the exons ATGAGTGAAACGCATGAAAACGAG GGCCCCATGGAGAGCTGCGGCCAGGACGATAGCAGTACCCTAGGCAGCCCTATGGCCCCGGCCCCCCaggaggaggaggggacaggagcagCTGCAGTTACGAGGCCTGGGACTGGACTCTACAGCTACATCAGGGAAGACCTGTTCACCTCGGAGATCTTCAAGTTGGAGCTGCAGAATGTCCCGCGCCATGCCAGCTTCAGCGACGTCCGGCGCTTCCTGGGCCGCTTTGGCCTGCAGCCCCACAAGACCAAGCTCTTCGGTCAGCCACCCTGTGCCTTTGTGACATTCCGTAGTGCGGCTGAACGGGACAAGGCCCTGCGTGTGCTGCATGGTGCTCTCTGGAAGGGCCGCCCGCTTAGCGTGCGACTGGCACGGCCCAAGGCTGACCCCATGGCCAAGAGGAGGCGgcgtgagggtgagggtgagccACCGGTCACACACATCGCCGATGTGGTGACCCCACTTTGGACCGTGCCCTATGCCGAGCAGCTTGAACGGAAGCGGCTGGAGTGTGAGCAGGTGCTGCAACGGCTGGCCAA GGAAATTGGGAGCACCAACCGCGCCCTGTTGCCATGGCTGCTCACACAGAGGCACAAGCACAACAAAGCCTGCTGCCCACTGGAGGGAGTCAGGCCGTCACCCCTGCAG ACCGAGTATCGTAACAAGTGTGAGTTTTTGGTTGGCGTTGGGGTAGACGGGGAGGACAACACTGTCGGCTGCCGGCTCGGCAGGTACAAGGGCGGGACGTGTGCTGTGGCAGCCCCCTTTGAAACCATGCACATCCCAGAGGCCGCCAAGCAGGTGGTGAGGGCCTTCCAGGAGTTCATTCG GTCCACCCCATACTCAGCGTATGACCCGGAGACATACGCGGGCTACTGGAAGCAGCTCACCGTACGCACCAGCCGCCGTGGCCAGGCCATGGCTATTGCTTACTTCCACCCCCAG AAGCTGAGCCAAGAGGAGCTGGCAGGGCTGAAGACCTGCCTTGCACAGCATTTCACAGAGGGGCCAGGCAAGGCCAGTGGTGTGACCTGCCTATACTTCGTGGAGGAGGGACAGCG AAAGACTCCCAGCCAGGAGGGCCTGCCATTGGAGCACATGGCTGGGGATCGGTACATCCATGAGGACCTGCTGGGGTTGACCTTCCAGATCTCTCCCCATGCCTTCTTCCAG GTGAATACCCCAGCAGCTGAGGTGCTCTACACGGTCATCCAGGACTGGGCCCAGCTGGACGCAGAGAGCACGGTGCTGGATGTGTGCTGTGGCACTGGCACCATTGGGCTGGCTCTGGCCCGG AAGGTGAAGAAGGTTGTTGGGATTGAGCTCTGCCAGGAGGCTGTGGAGGATGCCCGGGTGAATGCCTGCATGAACA AGTTGAGCAACGTCGAGTTCCACTGTGGGAGGGCAGAGGACCTTGTGGCCACCCTGGTGAGCAGACTGGCCACCCAGCAGCTTATTGCCATCCTGGACCCCCCTCGTGCCGGCCTGC ATTCCAAGGTGATCCTGGCCATCCGCAGAGCTGCAAACCTGAAGCGGCTCCTGTATGTCTCCTGTAACCCCCGGGCAGCCATGAGCAACTTTGTGGA CCTCTGCAGGGCCCCTTCAAACCGTGTGAAAGGCACCCCCTTTCGGCCAGTCAAGGCTGTGGCTGTGGACCTATTCCCGCAGACCCCACACTGTGAGATGCTCATCCTGTTCGAGAGAGTGGACTACCCCAACGGTGCAGGGGCTCAGGACCCTTCTGTCCTGCCCCCACCCTCATCTCCAGGGCCCCCAGATGGCACACTCCAGCAACCTGGGGCCCCCCCTTCTTCATAG
- the TRMT2A gene encoding tRNA (uracil-5-)-methyltransferase homolog A isoform X2 gives MSETHENEGPMESCGQDDSSTLGSPMAPAPQEEEGTGAAAVTRPGTGLYSYIREDLFTSEIFKLELQNVPRHASFSDVRRFLGRFGLQPHKTKLFGQPPCAFVTFRSAAERDKALRVLHGALWKGRPLSVRLARPKADPMAKRRRREGEGEPPVTHIADVVTPLWTVPYAEQLERKRLECEQVLQRLAKEIGSTNRALLPWLLTQRHKHNKACCPLEGVRPSPLQTEYRNKCEFLVGVGVDGEDNTVGCRLGRYKGGTCAVAAPFETMHIPEAAKQVVRAFQEFIRSTPYSAYDPETYAGYWKQLTVRTSRRGQAMAIAYFHPQKLSQEELAGLKTCLAQHFTEGPGKASGVTCLYFVEEGQRKTPSQEGLPLEHMAGDRYIHEDLLGLTFQISPHAFFQVNTPAAEVLYTVIQDWAQLDAESTVLDVCCGTGTIGLALARKVKKVVGIELCQEAVEDARVNACMNNSKVILAIRRAANLKRLLYVSCNPRAAMSNFVDLCRAPSNRVKGTPFRPVKAVAVDLFPQTPHCEMLILFERVDYPNGAGAQDPSVLPPPSSPGPPDGTLQQPGAPPSS, from the exons ATGAGTGAAACGCATGAAAACGAG GGCCCCATGGAGAGCTGCGGCCAGGACGATAGCAGTACCCTAGGCAGCCCTATGGCCCCGGCCCCCCaggaggaggaggggacaggagcagCTGCAGTTACGAGGCCTGGGACTGGACTCTACAGCTACATCAGGGAAGACCTGTTCACCTCGGAGATCTTCAAGTTGGAGCTGCAGAATGTCCCGCGCCATGCCAGCTTCAGCGACGTCCGGCGCTTCCTGGGCCGCTTTGGCCTGCAGCCCCACAAGACCAAGCTCTTCGGTCAGCCACCCTGTGCCTTTGTGACATTCCGTAGTGCGGCTGAACGGGACAAGGCCCTGCGTGTGCTGCATGGTGCTCTCTGGAAGGGCCGCCCGCTTAGCGTGCGACTGGCACGGCCCAAGGCTGACCCCATGGCCAAGAGGAGGCGgcgtgagggtgagggtgagccACCGGTCACACACATCGCCGATGTGGTGACCCCACTTTGGACCGTGCCCTATGCCGAGCAGCTTGAACGGAAGCGGCTGGAGTGTGAGCAGGTGCTGCAACGGCTGGCCAA GGAAATTGGGAGCACCAACCGCGCCCTGTTGCCATGGCTGCTCACACAGAGGCACAAGCACAACAAAGCCTGCTGCCCACTGGAGGGAGTCAGGCCGTCACCCCTGCAG ACCGAGTATCGTAACAAGTGTGAGTTTTTGGTTGGCGTTGGGGTAGACGGGGAGGACAACACTGTCGGCTGCCGGCTCGGCAGGTACAAGGGCGGGACGTGTGCTGTGGCAGCCCCCTTTGAAACCATGCACATCCCAGAGGCCGCCAAGCAGGTGGTGAGGGCCTTCCAGGAGTTCATTCG GTCCACCCCATACTCAGCGTATGACCCGGAGACATACGCGGGCTACTGGAAGCAGCTCACCGTACGCACCAGCCGCCGTGGCCAGGCCATGGCTATTGCTTACTTCCACCCCCAG AAGCTGAGCCAAGAGGAGCTGGCAGGGCTGAAGACCTGCCTTGCACAGCATTTCACAGAGGGGCCAGGCAAGGCCAGTGGTGTGACCTGCCTATACTTCGTGGAGGAGGGACAGCG AAAGACTCCCAGCCAGGAGGGCCTGCCATTGGAGCACATGGCTGGGGATCGGTACATCCATGAGGACCTGCTGGGGTTGACCTTCCAGATCTCTCCCCATGCCTTCTTCCAG GTGAATACCCCAGCAGCTGAGGTGCTCTACACGGTCATCCAGGACTGGGCCCAGCTGGACGCAGAGAGCACGGTGCTGGATGTGTGCTGTGGCACTGGCACCATTGGGCTGGCTCTGGCCCGG AAGGTGAAGAAGGTTGTTGGGATTGAGCTCTGCCAGGAGGCTGTGGAGGATGCCCGGGTGAATGCCTGCATGAACA ATTCCAAGGTGATCCTGGCCATCCGCAGAGCTGCAAACCTGAAGCGGCTCCTGTATGTCTCCTGTAACCCCCGGGCAGCCATGAGCAACTTTGTGGA CCTCTGCAGGGCCCCTTCAAACCGTGTGAAAGGCACCCCCTTTCGGCCAGTCAAGGCTGTGGCTGTGGACCTATTCCCGCAGACCCCACACTGTGAGATGCTCATCCTGTTCGAGAGAGTGGACTACCCCAACGGTGCAGGGGCTCAGGACCCTTCTGTCCTGCCCCCACCCTCATCTCCAGGGCCCCCAGATGGCACACTCCAGCAACCTGGGGCCCCCCCTTCTTCATAG
- the RANBP1 gene encoding ran-specific GTPase-activating protein isoform X1 has product MAAAKDSHEDRDTTENVDESNHDPQFEPIVSLPEQEIKTLEEDEEELFKMRAKLYRFASENELPEWKERGTGDVKLLRHKEKGSIRLLMRRDKTLKICANHYITPLMELKPNAGSDRAWVWNTHADFADECPKPELLAIRFLNAENAQKFKTKFEECRKEIEEREKKAGLGKSDNAEKVAEKLEALSVKEETKEATGTKVSEGEEAKEKTEEKQ; this is encoded by the exons aTGGCGGCCGCCAAG GATTCTCATGAGGACCGGGACACCACTGAAAATGTAGACGAGTCCAACCACGACCCCCAGTTTGAGCCGATAGTTTCCCTTCCTGAACAAGAAATTAAAACGCTGGAGGAAGATGAAgaagaactttttaaaat GCGGGCAAAGTTATACCGTTTTGCCTCAGAAAATGAACTCCCGGAGTGGAAGGAGCGGGGCACCGGTGACGTGAAGCTCCTGAGGCATAAGGAGAAGGGGAGCATCCGCCTTCTCATGCGCAGGGACAAGACCCTAAAGATCTGCGCCAACCACTACA TCACACCACTGATGGAGCTAAAACCGAATGCGGGCAGCGACCGAGCCTGGGTCTGGAACACCCATGCTGACTTTGCCGACGAGTGCCCCAAGCCAGAGCTGCTTGCCATCCGGTTCCTAAACGCTGAAA ATGCACAGAAATTCAAAACAAAGTTTGAAGAGTGCAGGAAAGAGAtcgaagagagagaaaagaaag CAGGATTGGGTAAAAGTGATAATGCTGAAAAAGTGGCTGAAAAGCTAGAAGCTCTTTCGGTGAAGGAGGAGACTAAGGAGGCTACTGGGACCAAGGTGTCTGAAGGTGAAGAGGCCAAGGAGAAGACTGAAGAGAAGCAATAA
- the RANBP1 gene encoding ran-specific GTPase-activating protein isoform X2, with the protein MAAAKDSHEDRDTTENVDESNHDPQFEPIVSLPEQEIKTLEEDEEELFKMRAKLYRFASENELPEWKERGTGDVKLLRHKEKGSIRLLMRRDKTLKICANHYITPLMELKPNAGSDRAWVWNTHADFADECPKPELLAIRFLNAENAQKFKTKFEECRKEIEEREKKGLGKSDNAEKVAEKLEALSVKEETKEATGTKVSEGEEAKEKTEEKQ; encoded by the exons aTGGCGGCCGCCAAG GATTCTCATGAGGACCGGGACACCACTGAAAATGTAGACGAGTCCAACCACGACCCCCAGTTTGAGCCGATAGTTTCCCTTCCTGAACAAGAAATTAAAACGCTGGAGGAAGATGAAgaagaactttttaaaat GCGGGCAAAGTTATACCGTTTTGCCTCAGAAAATGAACTCCCGGAGTGGAAGGAGCGGGGCACCGGTGACGTGAAGCTCCTGAGGCATAAGGAGAAGGGGAGCATCCGCCTTCTCATGCGCAGGGACAAGACCCTAAAGATCTGCGCCAACCACTACA TCACACCACTGATGGAGCTAAAACCGAATGCGGGCAGCGACCGAGCCTGGGTCTGGAACACCCATGCTGACTTTGCCGACGAGTGCCCCAAGCCAGAGCTGCTTGCCATCCGGTTCCTAAACGCTGAAA ATGCACAGAAATTCAAAACAAAGTTTGAAGAGTGCAGGAAAGAGAtcgaagagagagaaaagaaag GATTGGGTAAAAGTGATAATGCTGAAAAAGTGGCTGAAAAGCTAGAAGCTCTTTCGGTGAAGGAGGAGACTAAGGAGGCTACTGGGACCAAGGTGTCTGAAGGTGAAGAGGCCAAGGAGAAGACTGAAGAGAAGCAATAA